In the Nothobranchius furzeri strain GRZ-AD chromosome 15, NfurGRZ-RIMD1, whole genome shotgun sequence genome, one interval contains:
- the alas2 gene encoding 5-aminolevulinate synthase, erythroid-specific, mitochondrial, with amino-acid sequence MAAFLHHCPFLRSAPKPALRRTGASLLSLADQCPIIARQISVSGLASLENKVTLSSTEPSSYRLPIVDQKRLFAQTATQVAVSASKGCPFVASQIGMVQASPEVQEDVQEGLMTSLLKGLKESVFPTSDQTNTATHHLRDNMVGPSYNYDHFFIEKIAEKKKDHTYRVFKTVNRSATAFPLAEDYSVSGRGVSEVSVWCSNDYLGMSRHPRVLDAIKDALENHGAGAGGTRNISGTSNFHVTLEKELAQLHQKDAALVFSSCFVANDSTLFTLAKMLPGCEIYSDAGNHASMIQGIRNSGAKRFIFRHNDSRHLEELLRRSDPNSPKIVAFETVHSMDGGICPLEELCDVAHRYGALTFVDEVHAVGLYGAHGAGVGERDNIMNKIDIVSGTLGKAFGCVGGYIASSAALVDTVRSYAAGFIFTTALPPMVLAGALESVRVLKSAEGQVLRRAHQRNVKHMRQLLMDKGLPVVNCPSHIIPIRVGNAELNTKVCDILLERHNIYVQAINYPTVPRGEELLRLAPSPHHDPDMMDHFAGKLVEVWQEVGLPLNSPATVSCTFCDRPLHFDLMSEWEKSYFGNMEPQYITVLA; translated from the exons ATGGCCGCCTTCCTTCATCACTGTCCTTTCCTAAGATCTGCTCCAAAGCCAGCTTTAAGAAGAACAGGAGCTTCTTTGCTGTCTCTGGCAGACCAATGCCCCATCATCGCTCGTCAGATCTCTGTGAGCGGCCTGGCATCTCTGGAGAACAAAGTGACTTTGTCTTCCACTGAACCCAGTAGTTACCGACTACCCATTGTGGACCAAAAGAGGCTGTTTGCTCAAACTGCCACTCAGGTGGCCGTTTCTGCATCGAAGGGCTGCCCTTTTGTTGCCTCTCAGATTGGAATGGTCCAGGCAAGCCCTGAAGTACAAGAAGATGTCCAAGAAG GTTTGATGACCTCCTTGTTGAAAGGTTTAAAAGAATCAGTGTTCCCAACATCCGATCAAACCAACACAGCCACCCACCACCTCAGAGACAACATGG TTGGCCCCAGTTACAACTATGATCACTTCTTCATCGAGAAGATTGCTGAGAAAAAGAAGGACCACACTTACAGAGTCTTCAAGACGGTGAACAGAAGCGCCACAGCCTTCCCTCTGGCTGAGGATTACTCGGTTTCTGGACGAGGGGTCTCAGAAGTGTCAGTGTGGTGCAGCAACGACTACCTGGGAATGAGTCGCCACCCGAGGGTCCTCGATGCCATCAA AGATGCTCTGGAGAACCATGGTGCAGGAGCAGGTGGGACCAGGAACATCTCTGGCACCAGTAACTTCCACGTGACTCTGGAGAAGGAGCTTGCCCAGCTTCACCAGAAAGATGCTGCTTTGGTGTTCTCCTCCTGCTTCGTGGCCAACGACTCAACCCTCTTCACTCTGGCTAAAATGCTTCCGG GTTGTGAGATCTACTCTGATGCAGGAAACCATGCATCCATGATTCAGGGTATTAGGAACAGCGGAGCCAAACGCTTCATTTTCCGTCACAACGACAGTCGACACCTGGAGGAACTGCTGCGACGCTCTGACCCAAACTCTCCAAAAATAGTGGCGTTTGAGACTGTGCACTCTATGGACG GTGGCATTTGCCCTCTGGAAGAGCTGTGTGACGTAGCCCACCGTTATGGAGCCCTGACGTTTGTGGATGAAGTTCACGCCGTGGGTCTGTATGGGGCCCACGGAGCCGGGGTGGGCGAAAGAGACAACATCATGAACAAGATAGACATAGTTTCTGGGACTTTAG GTAAGGCCTTTGGCTGCGTTGGAGGCTACATCGCCAGCAGTGCCGCCCTGGTGGACACGGTGCGCTCCTACGCAGCCGGCTTCATCTTCACCACCGCTCTTCCTCCGATGGTCCTGGCGGGAGCTCTGGAGTCCGTCCGGGTCCTGAAGAGCGCCGAGGGCCAGGTGCTGCGTCGAGCCCACCAGAGGAATGTGAAACACATGAGGCAGCTGCTGATGGACAAAGGCCTGCCTGTGGTCAACTGTCCCAGCCACATCATCCCCATACGG GTTGGGAATGCCGAGCTGAACACTAAGGTGTGTGACATCCTCCTGGAGAGACACAACATCTACGTCCAGGCCATTAACTACCCCACGGTGCCTCGTGGTGAGGAGCTGCTGCGTCTGGCTCCGTCTCCCCATCACGATCCTGACATGATGGACCACTTTGCGG GTAAGCTGGTGGAGGTGTGGCAGGAAGTGGGTCTGCCACTCAACAGCCCGGCTACGGTTTCCTGCACCTTCTGCGACCGCCCGCTGCACTTTGACCTCATGAGTGAGTGGGAGAAGTCCTACTTCGGCAACATGGAGCCGCAGTACATCACCGTGCTAGCTTAG
- the ttc34 gene encoding tetratricopeptide repeat protein 34, translated as MTALVRLAELCADGDKFLQVGDLEKATSFYMSAFRTHATLAVSHMKSLDTSSCEKVIATLEGWLDSNGDNPPKENLHNGLTAVFLSTLRPNNLTATVFKMETLLRSDGRNCEEIFARCTSLLESKRGPHPKGRMRVLLEVTRALACLFSQRHSWQGLRLYLQTYQRNKQETVELVQKRQTAHLPKIKKAFTDKLMQTFPCLGLDHKWTETSKETNKMDVEDSSAAIEFLLALSPDDKDIQELQAAFLFLTGRFVDSSEVYSALLNQGDCQKTSQSSTAAVESPERRTRLLASRAAACLSAGGKTAEECRDLEEAFEIHPASARIYFQKLFTDCGTGLAARNHLRQQAERGLSGFRERVLSRAELRSTEGVELLDPVIAALRTLCHLEPGGGGRELRVRLTDCLLLRGEHKEALSICSQLAAAQGQHSYENTVQVLCGYARLLSGDHKGALEDFQSVIEHNAPHPSSCVRALCGRGLLRVIGGFNYLTALDYVTASRLHPQETALTVRCLVPWNYRGLLVTVLLEQGRVMLEEKSSSGEAQSKRDDHRSGTPAGVQALASLLMELQPSSDGPQILAADALYQLGRVEEAYRLLLAAGTPNLRAPILARLALLQLHRGFHYDTNQLLKKLIVCGDTSCLRSLLLVAQERDRALLQGRCHSAAKHILNASKEEGSVREAVAYLSIAVMASGGGAADSLLERARCYVLLGQRKTAIFDFSAILKERPKHMQALCGRGFTYLMLNQQKESVHDILAALQIRADAVVKEILSLKDRARTLLCDWLHQFCRNSLSDAVVTNPVPCHEEQLKDAFIVSGALMRTDSRDPLWHLLYVDTLLAKGERTAAGAHLCQVFGQEPRDAVAQARLGVMEAWQQNYCSAARRLSKLSEKDLPILDFLLALLPFNHRKCTAQVKPTCKSLRCSAAVQEASSVSLCGQWDQALALLTVAVQAEGHLKPQYLRQRAACFAQLGLHERAISDLDKVIQGHGRASGSDDPKIRAEDLCRRGRSLVLCSKEGAALEDFTQALNLHRDQTIQCVEAGLGGPHLAECFLRGALQHYGEQQLTKAWTLIESGLTVDGENAELRRLRARVKREVAIPCIVN; from the exons ATGACTGCTTTGGTTCGACTAGCTGAGCTGTGTGCAGATGGGGACAAGTTTCTTCAGGTCGGAGACCTGGAAAAGGCCACTTCCTTCTACATGTCTGCCTTCAGGACTCATGCCACTTTAGCCGTGTCCCACATGAAGAGCCTGGACACGTCCAGCTGTGAAAAGGTGATCGCTACTCTCGAAGGCTGGCTGGACAGCAATGGGGACAACCCGCCCAAAGAGAATCTCCATAACGGTCTCACAGCTGTTTTCCTCTCCACGCTGCGCCCCAACAATCTGACAGCCACCGTTTTCAAAATGGAAACTCTTCTCCGGAGCGACGGACGTAACTGCGAGGAGATTTTTGCCCGCTGCACGTCTCTCCTTGAAAGCAAACGTGGCCCTCACCCAAAAGGGAGGATGCGTGTGTTGTTGGAGGTAACTCGAGCCTTGGCCTGTTTGTTCTCACAGCGTCACAGCTGGCAGGGCCTGAGGCTTTACCTTCAAACGTACCAAAGGAACAAACAGGAAACAGTTGAACTGGTTCAGAAAAGGCAAACTGCACACCTACCCAAAATAAAAAAGGCCTTTACCGACAAATTAATGCAAACATTTCCCTGTCTGGGACTGGACCATAAGTGGACAGAGACCTCAAAAGAGACTAACAAAATGGATGTAGAGGACTCCTCAGCAGCTATTGAGTTCTTATTGGCTCTGTCGCCTGACGACAAAGACATTCAAGAACTTCAAGCAGCATTTTTGTTTTTAACAGGCAGGTTTGTGGACAGCTCAGAGGTCTACTCTGCTCTCTTAAACCAGGGCGATTGTCAGAAAACCTCGCAAAGCTCCACGGCCGCAGTAGAGAGTCCTGAGAGGAGAACCAGGCTCCTAGCCAGCAGAGCAGCCGCCTGCCTGTCGGCAGGTGGGAAAACAGCAGAGGAGTGCAGAGATCTGGAGGAAGCATTTGAGATCCATCCTGCCTCTGCCCGTATTTACTTCCAAAAACTCTTCACTGATTGTGGCACTGGACTGGCTGCTCGAAACCATCTCCGTCAGCAGGCGGAGCGAGGTTTGTCTGGGTTCAGGGAGAGGGTGCTTAGCCGTGCAGAGCTGCGATCCACTGAAGGAGTTGAACTCCTTGACCCCGTGATAGCTGCATTACGGACTCTTTGCCATTTAGAACCTGGTGGAGGAGGTAGAGAGCTGCGGGTGCGGCTGACCGACTGCCTCCTCCTTAGAGGGGAGCACAAAGAGGCTCTCTCTATCTGTAGCCAGCTAGCTGCTGCCCAAGGACAGCACAGCTATGAAAACACAGTCCAGGTCCTCTGTGGGTATGCACGTCTGCTCTCAGGTGACCATAAAGGGGCGCTAGAGGACTTCCAGTCTGTGATTGAACACAACGCTCCTCACCCATCCAGCTGTGTGCGGGCCCTTTGTGGCAGGGGCCTCCTGCGTGTCATCGGTGGCTTTAATTATCTCACAGCTCTTGACTATGTGACAGCCAGCAGGCTGCATCCTCAGGAAACAGCGCTGACGGTCCGCTGCCTGGTGCCATGGAACTATCGAGGGCTGCTGGTGACCGTTCTGCTGGAGCAGGGGCGAGTCATGCTGGAGGAGAAGTCCAGTTCAGGTGAAGCCCAATCGAAGAGAGACGACCACAGATCGGG GACTCCTGCTGGTGTCCAGGCCCTGGCCTCGCTGCTCATGGAGCTCCAGCCCAGTTCCGATGGGCCTCAGATCCTCGCAGCAGATGCCCTGTACCAGCTCGGCCGGGTGGAGGAGGCCTACAGGCTGCTGCTGGCCGCGGGGACCCCCAACCTCCGGGCTCCCATCCTGGCTCGTCTTGCTCTTCTGCAGCTGCACCGAGGCTTTCACTATGACACCAATCAG CTGCTAAAGAAGCTGATTGTGTGCGGTGACACCAGCTGCCTGCGCAGCCTGCTGCTCGTGGCTCAGGAGAGAGATCGAGCTCTTCTGCAGGGGCGTTGTCACTCAGCAGCAAAACACATCCTGAACGCCTCGAAAGAAGAAGGCTCTGTCAGGGAGGCCGTGGCGTATTTATCCATCGCTGTTATGGCCTCTG gtggtggagcagctgactccCTGCTGGAGAGAGCTAGGTGTTACGTGTTACTGGGCCAGCGAAAGACAGCCATATTTGATTTTAGTGCCATTTTGAAGGAGCGTCCAAAGCACATGCAGGCCCTGTGTGGACGAGGATTTACGTACCTCATGCTGAATCAGCAAAAG GAGAGCGTCCACGATATCCTCGCCGCTCTCCAGATACGAGCCGATGCGGTCGTCAAAGAGATCCTGTCACTCAAGGACCGAGCACGGACGCTCCTCTGTGATTGGCTGCACCAGTTCTGTCGCAACAGCCTGTCAGACGCTGTGGTCACCAATCCGGTTCCCTGCCACGAAGAGCAGCTGAAGGATGCTTTTATAGTTAGTGGAGCTTTGATGAGGACCGACAGCAGAGACCCACTGTGGCACCTTCTGTACGTGGACACACTTCTGGCTAAAG GAGAACGTACGGCAGCAGGAGCTCACCTGTGCCAGGTATTTGGCCAAGAGCCAAGAGACGCGGTGGCTCAGGCTCGGCTGGGGGTGATGGAGGCCTGGCAGCAGAACTACTGCAGCGCCGCTCGCAGGCTCAgcaaactgagtgagaaagatttaCCCATCCTGGACTTCCTGCTGGCTCTGCTCCCATTTAATCATCGAAAGTGCACCGCTCAGGTGAAACCTACGTGCAAGAGTCTGAGATGCAGC GCGGCAGTGCAGGAGGCCAGCAGCGTGTCGCTCTGTGGCCAGTGGGACCAGGCCCTGGCGCTCCTGACCGTGGCGGTACAAGCAGAGGGCCACCTCAAACCCCAGTATCTCCGCCAGCGGGCTGCCTGCTTTGCACAGCTGGGCCTACATGAGCGGGCCATATCTGACCTGGACAAAGTCATCCAGGGACATGGCCGTGCGAGCGGTTCTGATGACCCAAAAATCCGGGCGGAGGATCTGTGTCGGCGAGGTCGCAGCTTGGTGCTCTGCTCTAAAGAGGGAGCCGCTCTGGAGGACTTCACCCAAGCCCTGAACCTCCACCGGGATCAGACCATTCAGTGTGTGGAGGCTGGTCTGGGGGGGCCGCACCTGGCTGAGTGTTTTCTACGAGGGGCGCTGCAGCACTACGGAGAACAGCAGCTCACTAAAGCGTGGACGCTGATCGAATCTGGACTGACTGtggacggagaaaacgcagagctGCGCAGACTGAGAGCCAGAGTCAAACGAGAAGTGGCCATCCCGTGTATCGTCAACTAG
- the si:ch211-112c15.8 gene encoding tumor necrosis factor receptor superfamily member 1A yields MALMWAASLIFVLVFTGLGQSETIDQPCTKICPAGYYKVGVCGDAQYRCEKCKPGTYTAINNTASKCQLCKRNVGNEVVVKECSPDSNREFKCRDGYYYSDSDQTSVHRSCVPCYSTSLKRCLDCQRQECVNSSQCKKDCGRVPTPLKKNTTKTPTSTTNTPSVTSEKPRPKSTVFSANPAVDPAPKTPYNPETWLFFIVALVIFLVLSWFLLLFCRTLNRNQNSFLCCSPNKVVETPAQAAMLNGQHSHHGSSPATLVPMISEETPMIIQQPPAHICGQVPDGARMAVWQKEQSERWPAVVLYAIIKEVPLRRWKEFLRLLSVPDQQMERVELDASLGSIEKQYQMLRLWSQRSSASLNEVFSSLHSMDLLGCAQLLQESLEKLPWRPEALQGPTR; encoded by the exons ATGGCCTTGATGTGG GCTGCTTCTCTGATTTTTGTCCTCGTCTTCACTGGACTGGGTCAAAGTGAGACGATAGACCAGCCATGTACCAAAATTTGCCCAGCCG GATATTATAAAGTTGGTGTATGTGGCGATGCACAGTACCGATGTGAAAAATGTAAGCCTGGCACGTACACAGCAATAAATAACACTGCGAGCAAATGTCAGCTGTGCAAACGTAACGTCG GAAACGAGGTGGTAGTAAAGGAGTGCTCACCTGACAGTAACAGAGAATTTAAATGTAGAGATGGTTATTACTACAGCGACTCTGATCAAACTTCTGTACACAGGAGTTGTGTCCCGTGCTACA GTACTAGTCTTAAGAGATGCCTGGACTGCCAAAG ACAGGAGTGTGTGAACAGCTCACAATGCAAGAAGGACTGCGGAAGAGTCCCAACTCCACTAAAAAAGAATACAACTAAAACCCCAACTTCAACTACAAATACACCTTCAGTGACTTCAGAAA AGCCAAGACCCAAGTCTACAGTCTTCTCAGCAAACCCTGCAGTagatccagccccaaaaacac catacaacccagagacctggctCTTCTTTATTGTGGCCCTTGTAATATTTCTGGTGCTCTCTTGGTTCCTGCTGCTCTTCTGCAGAACCCTTAACAGAAACCAGAACAGCTTTCTCTGCTGCAGCCCAAACAAAGTTGTGGAAACACCAGCTCAGGCGGCGATGTTAAACG GGCAGCACAGTCATCACGGCAGCAGCCCggccacactg GTTCCTATGATTTCTGAGGAAACTCCGATGATCATTCAGCAGCCACCCGCTCACATCTGTGGGCAGGTGCCAGACGGAGCTCGTATGG CTGTCTGGCAGAAAGAGCAGTCAGAACGCTGGCCCGCCGTCGTGCTCTACGCCATCATCAAGGAGGTTCCCCTGCGTCGATGGAAGGAGTTCCTGCGCCTACTTTCGGTGCCGGATCAGCAGATGGAGCGAGTGGAGCTGGATGCCAGTCTGGGTTCAATAGAGAAGCAATACCAGATGCTGAGGCTGTGGAGCCAGCGCTCTTCTGCGAGTCTGAATGAGGTCTTCTCATCTTTACACAGCATGGATTTATTGGGATGTGCTCAGCTGCTGCAGGAAAGCCTGGAGAAGCTGCCCTGGAGGCCCGAGGCATTGCAGGGACCCACAAGATGA